The Shewanella zhangzhouensis genome has a window encoding:
- the yidD gene encoding membrane protein insertion efficiency factor YidD, with product MAQTQSPFQWLATKLIRGYQIFISPILGPKCRFQPTCSHYAIEAIQLHGVIKGSWFAAKRILKCHPLHPGGNDPVPPKKDRCNK from the coding sequence ATGGCGCAAACTCAGTCGCCGTTTCAATGGCTAGCCACCAAGCTTATTCGCGGCTACCAAATATTTATCAGCCCAATCCTTGGGCCTAAGTGTCGTTTTCAGCCAACTTGCTCACATTACGCCATTGAAGCCATCCAGCTTCACGGTGTTATAAAAGGCAGTTGGTTTGCAGCCAAACGCATATTAAAATGTCACCCTTTACATCCGGGCGGCAACGATCCCGTCCCTCCGAAAAAAGACAGGTGTAATAAATAA